Proteins found in one Pyrus communis chromosome 15, drPyrComm1.1, whole genome shotgun sequence genomic segment:
- the LOC137717363 gene encoding acetyl-CoA carboxylase 1-like yields MSEAQRRLVTVPSFHRGNGYANGVLRHPATASKVDEFCYALGGKKPIHSILIANNGMAAVKFIRSVRTWSYETFGTEKAVLLVAMATPEDMRINAEHIRIADQFVEVPGGTNNNNYANVQLIVEMAEITHVDAVWPGWGHASENPELPDALDAKGIVFLGPPSISMAALGDKIGSSLIAQAANVPTLPWSGSHVKIPSESCLVTIPDEVYREACVYTTEEAVASCQVVGYPAMIKASWGGGGKGIRKVHNDDEVRALFKQVQGEVPGSPIFIMKVASQSRHLEVQLLCDQHGNVAAFHSRDCSVQRRHQKIIEEGPITVAPIETVKKLEQSARRLAKSVNYVGAATVEYLYSMETGEYYFLELNPRLQVEHPVTEWIAEINLPAAQVVVGMGIPLWQIPEIRRFYGMEHGGGYDAWRKTSASAAPFDFDKAESTRPKGHCVAVRVTSEDPDDGFKPTSGKVQELSFKSKPNVWAYFSVKSGGGIHEFSDSQFGHVFAFGESRALAIANMVLGLKEIQIRGEIRTNVDYSIDLLHASDYRENKIHTGWLDSRIAMRVRAERPPWYLSVVGGTLFKASTSSAAMVSDYVGYLEKGQIPPKHISLVHAQVSLNIEGSKYTIDMVRGGPGSYRLRMNESEIEAEIHTLRDGGLLMQLDGNSHIIYAEEEAAGTRLLIDGRTCLLQNDHDPSKLIAETPCKLLRYLVADSSHVDADTPYAEVEVMKMCMPLLSPASGAIHFRMSEGQAMQAGELIARLDLDDPSAVRKAEPFHGSFPVLGPPTAISGKVHQRCAASITAARMILAGYEHNIDEVVQNLLTCLDNPELPFLQWQECFAVLATRLPKDLKNELESKFKEFEVISSSQNVEFPAKLLRVVLEAHLFSCPDKEKGAQERLVEPLMSLVKSYEGGRESHARVIIHSLFEEYLSVEELFSDNIQADVIERLRLQYKKDLLKIVDIVLSHQGVKNKNKLILQLMEQLVYPNPAAYREKLIRFSQLNHTSYSELALKASQLMEQTKLSELRSSIARSLSELEMFTEDGESMDTPKRKSAINERMEDLVSAPLAVEDALVGLFDHSDHTLQRRVVESYVRRLYQPYLLKGSVRMQWQRSGLMASWEFLDEHTERKTANEDQSSDKLIEKYNERKWGVMVIIKSLQFLPAVINAALKEMSHQLHESIPNGSSEPSGFGNMMHIALVGINNQMSLLQDSGDEDQAQERIKKLAKILKEQGVASSLHSAGVRVISCIIQRDEGRAPMRHSFHWSSEKLYYEEEPLLRHLEPPLSIYLELDKLQGYENVQYTPSRDRQWHLYSVVDKPQPTKRMFLRTLVRQPTSNDVFAGFQRLDMEAASKQWALSFTSRSILRSLLTAMEELELNAHNATVKSDHTHMYLYILREQQIDDLLPYSKRVGLDAGQEEIVVEAILEELAREIHASVGVKMHRLGVCEWEVKLWIASSGQANVSWRVVVTNVTGHTCTVHVYRELEDTSKQRVVYHSASTQAPLHGLPVNAQYQPLGTIDRKRLVARRTSTTYCYDFPLAFQTALEQSWASQLPGSKKPKDKILRVTELKFSDQQGTWGTPLVEVVRPPGLNDVGMVAWFMEMSTPEFPSGRKILIVSNDVTFKAGSFGPREDAFFFAITELACAKKLPLIYLAANSGARIGVAEEVKSCFKVGWSDESSPERGFQYVYLTSEDYARIGSSVIAHELKLASGETRWVIDTIVGKDDGLGVESLTGSGAIAGAYSRAYRETFTLTYVTGRTVGIGAYLARLGMRCIQRLDQPIILTGFSALNKLLGREVYSSHMQLGGPKIMGTNGVVHLTVADDLEGISAILKWLSYVPAHAGGPLPILSPLDPPERPVEYCPENSCDPRAAISGALNSNGKWMGGIFDKDSFVETLEGWARTVVTGRAKLGGIPVGIVAVETQTVMQTIPADPGQLDSHERVVPQAGQVWFPDSASKTAQALLDFNREELPLFILANWRGFSGGQRDLFEGILQAGSTIVENLRTYKQPIFVFIPMMGELRGGAWVVVDSRINPDHIEMYADQTARGNVLEPEGMIEIKFRNKELLESMGRLDQQLIQLKAKLQEAKSSGAHEMVEPLQHQIRSREKQLWPVYTQIATRFAELHDTSLRMAAKGVIREVLDWNSSRAFFYKRLRRRISEESLIKTVRDAAGEQLSHKCATDLIKNWFLSSEIPGCKKDAWVDDEIFFRWKENPKNYEDKLKELRVQKVLLQLANIGDSISDLQALPQGLAALLSKVEPSSRALLIDELRKVLG; encoded by the exons ATGTCAGAAGCCCAGAGGAGATTGGTGACAGTGCCCAGTTTCCATCGTGGAAATGGGTACGCAAATGGTGTACTCAGGCATCCTGCTACAGCATCTAAAGTTGATGAATTCTGCTATGCCCTTGGTGGGAAGAAGCCAATTCATAGCATTTTAATTGCAAACAACGGAATGGCAGCTGTCAAGTTTATTCGTAGTGTGAGGACATGGTCTTATGAAACATTTGGTACAGAGAAGGCTGTTTTATTGGTGGCAATGGCCACACCAGAGGACATGCGAATCAATGCAGAACACATCAGAATTGCCGATCAGTTTGTGGAGGTTCCTGGTGGAACTAACAATAATAACTATGCCAATGTGCAACTCATTGTAGAG ATGGCAGAGATAACACATGTTGATGCAGTTTGGCCTGGTTGGGGCCATGCCTCAGAGAATCCTGAGCTTCCAGATGCATTGGATGCAAAGGGAATTGTATTTCTTGGGCCACCATCTATATCTATGGCAGCATTAGGAGATAAAATCGGTTCATCATTAATTGCTCAGGCTGCCAACGTACCTACTCTTCCATGGAGTGGATCACAT GTGAAAATTCCTTCAGAAAGCTGCTTGGTTACAATCCCGGATGAAGTATATAGGGAAGCGTGTGTTTATACAACAGAGGAAGCAGTTGCAAGTTGTCAAGTTGTAGGTTACCCAGCAATGATTAAGGCTTCATGGGGTGGAGGTGGTAAAGGCATAAGAAAG GTCCATAATGATGATGAGGTAAGGGCATTGTTCAAGCAAGTTCAGGGTGAAGTTCCAGGATCTCCAATTTTTATAATGAAAGTCGCATCCCAG AGCCGACATTTAGAGGTACAGTTACTGTGTGATCAGCATGGAAATGTTGCAGCTTTTCATAGCCGTGACTGCAGTGTTCAAAGGCGGCACCAGAAG ATTATTGAGGAGGGTCCAATTACTGTAGCTCCTATAGAGACAGTAAAAAAGTTGGAGCAATCAGCTCGAAGGTTGGCTAAATCTGTTAATTACGTTGGAGCAGCTACTGTTGAGTATCTCTACAGTATGGAAACTGGCGAGTACTATTTCTTAGAGCTGAACCCTCGATTACAG GTGGAGCACCCAGTCACTGAGTGGATAGCTGAAATAAATCTCCCAGCAGCCCAAGTTGTAGTTGGGATGGGCATACCTCTCTGGCAAATCCCTG AAATAAGGCGATTTTATGGAATGGAACATGGTGGTGGATATGATGCTTGGAGAAAAACTTCAGCTAGTGCTGCCCCATTCGATTTTGACAAGGCAGAATCTACAAGGCCAAAGGGTCATTGTGTTGCTGTGCGTGTAACAAGTGAGGATCCAGATGATGGCTTTAAGCCTACCAGTGGGAAAGTACAG GAGTTGAGTTTTAAAAGCAAGCCAAATGTTTGGGCATACTTTTCTGTTAAG TCTGGAGGGGGCATTCATGAATTCTCGGACTCTCAGTTTG GACATGTTTTTGCATTTGGGGAGTCTCGAGCTCTAGCTATTGCAAATATGGTTCTTGGGCTGAAGGAAATTCAAATTCGAGGAGAAATTCGTACAAATGTTGATTATTCAATAGATCTTCTACAT GCCTCAGACTACAGAGAGAATAAAATCCACACGGGTTGGTTGGATAGTAGAATCGCCATGCGAGTTAGAGCAGAAAGGCCTCCTTGGTATCTTTCTGTAGTTGGAGGGACTCTGTTT AAAGCGTCTACCAGTAGTGCAGCAATGGTTTCAGATTATGTCGGTTATCTTGAGAAAGGGCAAATTCCACCCAAG CATATATCACTTGTCCATGCACAAGTATCGTTGAACATTGAAGGGAGCAAATACACG ATTGACATGGTGAGAGGGGGTCCTGGAAGCTACAGATTGAGGATGAATGAATCAGAGATTGAAGCAGAGATACACACTTTACGTGATGGGGGTTTGTTGATGCAG TTGGACGGAAACAGTCACATTATATATGCAGAGGAAGAAGCAGCTGGAACTCGCCTTCTTATTGATGGAAGGACTTGCTTGCTTCAG AACGACCATGACCCATCAAAGTTAATAGCAGAGACACCATGCAAGCTGCTGAGGTACTTGGTTGCTGATAGTAGTCATGTCGATGCTGACACACCATATGCTGAGGTTGAGGTTATGAAGATGTGTATGCCTCTTCTTTCACCTGCTTCTGGAGCTATCCACTTTAGAATGTCTGAAGGTCAAGCAATGCAG GCTGGTGAACTTATTGCAAGGCTTGATTTAGATGATCCTTCAGCCGTAAGAAAGGCAGAACCTTTCCATGGGAGCTTCCCGGTTCTGGGGCCCCCAACTGCAATTTCTGGTAAAGTTCACCAGAGATGTGCTGCTAGCATAACTGCAGCCCGAATGATTCTTGCTGGTTATGAGCATAACATTGATGAA GTAGTGCAAAACTTGCTCACTTGCCTAGACAATCCTGAACTCCCTTTCCTTCAATGGCAAGAGTGCTTTGCTGTTCTAGCAACCCGCCTACCCAAAGATCTTAAAAATGAA TTGGAATCAAAATTTAAGGAGTTTGAGGTGATTTCTAGTTCTCAGAATGTTGAGTTCCCTGCTAAGTTGTTGCGCGTTGTTCTTGAG GCCCATCTATTCTCCTGTCCTGATAAAGAGAAAGGAGCCCAAGAAAGGCTTGTTGAGCCTTTGATGAGCCTTGTGAAGTCTTATGAGGGTGGAAGAGAAAGTCATGCCCGAGTTATCATTCATTCCCTTTTTGAAGAGTACCTGTCAGTTGAAGAATTATTCAGTGACAACATTCAG GCTGATGTAATTGAACGCCTTCGACTTCAGTATAAAAAAGATCTATTGAAGATTGTGGACATTGTGCTTTCTCACCAG GGTGtcaagaataaaaataagttgATACTACAACTCATGGAACAACTGGTCTACCCCAACCCTGCTGCGTACAGGGAAAAGCTAATTCGGTTTTCTCAACTTAACCATACAAGCTATTCTGAG TTGGCACTTAAGGCAAGTCAACTGATGGAGCAAACCAAGTTGAGTGAACTTCGTTCCAGCATTGCCAGAAGTCTTTCTGAGTTAGAGATGTTTACCGAGGATGGTGAAAGCATGGATACTCCTAAGAGGAAAAGTGCCATAAATGAACGAATGGAGGATCTTGTGAGCGCTCCTTTGGCAGTTGAAGATGCCCTTGTAGGTCTATTTGATCACAGTGATCACACACTTCAGAGGCGGGTTGTGGAGAGCTATGTGCGTCGGTTATACCAG CCATATCTTTTAAAGGGGAGCGTGAGGATGCAGTGGCAAAGATCTGGTCTTATGGCTTCCTGGGAGTTCTTGGACGAACATACAGAGAGAAAAACTGCGAATGAAGATCAATCTTCTGATAAATTAATTGAGAAATACAACGAGAGAAAATGGGGAGTCATGGTTATTATCAAATCCCTTCAATTTCTGCCAGCAGTTATTAATGCTGCACTGAAGGAAATGTCTCATCAACTTCATGAATCAATTCCAAATGGATCTAGTGAACCAAGTGGCTTTGGTAATATGATGCATATTGCTTTAGTTGGCATCAACAATCAGATGAGTTTACTTCAGGATAG TGGTGATGAGGATCAGGCTCAAGAAAGAATTAAGAAGTTAGCCAAAATTCTTAAGGAACAAGGAGTAGCCTCCAGTCTACACAGTGCAGGTGTCAGGGTAATTAGTTGCATCATACAAAGAGATGAAGGGCGAGCTCCTATGAGGCATTCCTTCCACTGGTCATCAGAAAAACTCTATTACGAGGAAGAACCTTTATTGCGTCATCTGGAGCCTCCTCTATCCATTTACCTTGAATTG GACAAGCTTCAAGGTTATGAGAATGTACAGTATACCCCATCCCGGGACCGTCAATGGCACTTGTACAGCGTTGTAGACAAGCCGCAACCAACCAAAAGGATGTTCCTCAGAACACTTGTAAGGCAGCCCACTTCAAATGATGTGTTCGCTGGATTTCAAAGGCTAGACATGGAAGCAGCTAGTAAGCAATGGGCATTGTCATTTACTTCAAGGAGCATTTTGAGGTCCTTATTGACAGCAATGGAAGAGTTGGAACTTAATGCACACAATGCCACTGTCAAATCTGACCATACTCATATGTACCTTTATATCTTACGTGAGCAACAAATTGATGATCTACTGCCTTACTCcaa GAGAGTTGGTTTAGATGCTGGACAAGAAGAAATTGTGGTGGAGGCGATCTTAGAAGAACTTGCACGTGAAATCCATGCATCTGTTGGTGTAAAGATGCATAGGTTGGGTGTTTGTGAATGGGAAGTGAAGTTGTGGATTGCATCCTCTGGGCAGGCAAATGTTTCTTGGAGAGTTGTCGTCACAAACGTGACTGGTCATACCTGCACTGTACAT GTATATCGGGAACTAGAGGATACCAGCAAACAGAGGGTGGTATACCATTCAGCCTCTACACAGGCCCCCCTGCATGGTTTACCAGTAAATGCACAGTATCAGCCTTTGGGAACTATTGACCGAAAACGTCTGGTGGCCAGGAGAACCAGCACCACTTACTGCTATGATTTTCCACTG GCATTTCAGACGGCCTTGGAACAGTCATGGGCATCCCAGTTGCCGGGTAGTAAAAAACCGAAAGATAAAATTCTAAGAGTCACTGAGCTCAAGTTTTCTGACCAACAAGGCACATGGGGCACTCCTCTTGTTGAAGTAGTTCGTCCACCTGGGCTCAATGATGTTGGCATGGTAGCCTGGTTTATGGAGATGTCTACCCCCGAGTTCCCTTCAGGAAGGAAGATATTGATTGTTTCAAATGACGTGACCTTCAAAGCTGGATCTTTTGGTCCAAGAGAGGATGCATTCTTCTTTGCAATAACTGAACTTGCTTGTGCTAAGAAACTGCCTTTAATATACTTGGCAGCAAACTCAGGTGCCCGTATTGGGGTAGCTGAAGAAGTCAAATCCTGCTTTAAAGTTGGTTGGTCTGATGAATCGAGTCCTGAGCGTGGTTTTCAGTATGTGTATTTAACCTCTGAGGATTATGCTCGGATTGGATCATCTGTGATAGCACATGAATTAAAGCTGGCAAGTGGAGAGACCCGATGGGTTATAGATACCATTGTTGGAAAGGATGATGGCTTAGGGGTTGAAAGCTTGACAGGGAGTGGGGCAATTGCCGGTGCATATTCGAGGGCATACAGGGAAACCTTTACCTTAACATATGTGACTGGAAGAACTGTAGGGATTGGTGCTTATCTTGCCCGGCTTGGGATGCGGTGCATACAGAGGCTTGATCAGCCCATTATTTTAACCGGTTTCTCTGCATTGAACAAACTTCTTGGCCGGGAGGTATACAGCTCTCACATGCAACTTGGAGGACCTAAAATTATGGGCACGAATGGGGTTGTCCATTTAACGGTTGCTGATGATCTTGAAGGAATATCTGCTATTTTGAAGTGGTTAAGTTATGTTCCTGCCCATGCTGGTGGGCCACTCCCCATTTTGAGTCCCTTAGATCCTCCAGAAAGGCCTGTTGAGTACTGCCCGGAGAATTCATGCGATCCTCGTGCTGCTATTAGCGGTGCTTTAAATAGTAATGGGAAGTGGATGGGGGGTATTTTTGACAAAGACAGCTTTGTTGAGACGCTAGAAGGCTGGGCGAGGACGGTTGTTACTGGAAGGGCGAAGCTTGGAGGAATCCCTGTAGGAATAGTTGCTGTTGAGACACAGACGGTGATGCAAACCATACCTGCTGATCCAGGCCAGCTTGATTCCCATGAGAGGGTTGTTCCTCAGGCTGGGCAAGTATGGTTTCCTGATTCTGCTAGTAAGACAGCCCAAGCGTTATTAGATTTCAACAGAGAAGAGCTCCCACTTTTCATTCTTGCCAACTGGAGAGGATTTTCTGGTGGGCAGAGGGACCTTTTCGAAGGGATCCTTCAAGCTGGATCAACCATTGTGGAGAACCTCAGGACTTACAAACAGCCCATATTTGTGTTCATCCCCATGATGGGTGAGCTACGCGGTGGAGCGTGGGTGGTCGTGGATAGTCGTATAAATCCAGACCATATTGAAATGTATGCTGATCAAACTGCTAGAGGTAACGTGCTTGAGCCAGAGGGAATGATCGAGATCAAGTTCAGGAACAAGGAGCTACTGGAGAGCATGGGCAGGCTTGACCAACAGCTGATCCAACTGAAGGCAAAACTTCAGGAAGCCAAGAGCAGTGGGGCACATGAGATGGTTGAACCTCTACAACATCAGATACGATCACGTGAAAAACAGCTTTGGCCTGTCTACACTCAGATAGCCACTAGATTTGCGGAACTGCACGATACTTCTCTCAGGATGGCTGCAAAGGGAGTAATCAGAGAAGTTTTGGACTGGAACAGCTCTCGAGCTTTCTTCTATAAAAGATTGCGTCGGAGAATTTCCGAAGAGTCACTCATCAAGACAGTGAGAGATGCTGCTGGTGAACAGCTGTCGCATAAATGTGCTACAGATTTGATCAAGAACTGGTTTTTGAGTTCGGAAATTCCGGGATGCAAAAAAGATGCTTGGGTGGACGACGAAATTTTCTTTAGATGGAAGGAAAATCCGAAAAATTATGAGGATAAACTGAAGGAGTTGCGGGTCCAGAAGGTATTGCTTCAATTGGCAAATATTGGCGACTCAATTTCTGATTTGCAAGCCCTACCTCAAGGTCTTGCTGCCCTTCTAAGCAAG GTCGAGCCATCAAGCAGAGCGCTGTTGATTGATGAACTCCGAAAGGTGCTCGGTTAA